Genomic segment of Flavobacteriales bacterium:
CTTCGCGAGCCAGTTCTGCTCGGCAAAGTAAATTTGCACCAAGCGCAAGTACGTTCATGTAGGAAGGGTTAAAAGCCTATGGCTTACGGCCTACAGCCTATAGCCTCACTTACAGCTCGAACAACTCGAACTCGTAGTTCTCCATGATCTTGTTGCAGAGTAACTTTTGGCAGGCCTCGTCGACCTTGGCTTTGGCCGTTGCCTCGTCTTTGGCTTCGATTTCCAAATGAATGTGCTTTCCGATACGGACCGAGCCGATCTCGGGCAATCCCACGTTCTTCATGTTGTTCGAAACGGCTTTTCCCTGCGGATCGAGGAGTGCGGGAAGCGGCATAACGTTAATTTCGGCGCGGAATCTCATGGCTTGTATCGCTTGAAATGAAGTTTGCTAAAAAACAGGTACAAAAGTAAGCTAAACAAGATTCCCCTCCAACCGAAGACGGCGATACAAACGGCCACTGACAAAATCATTCCATACCGAAACTGGTTGCCCATCCAACCGTAGGTTGAAAATTTTAGACTCAGCAAAGGCACATTGGCCACCAGCATCAGCGAACTCAGCGTGCACCAAATGGCGATGAATGTCGGATGCAGCCAATCGATGTCGGTCGCGTTGCCGCCAAAGGTCCAGTAGAGCGGAAAAAACGACAGCACCAGAGCGTTGGCGGGCGTCGGCAAACCGATGAAATGGGTCTGTTGGTCGGTGCTGATGTTGAATCGCGCCAATCGAAGCGCACTGAAAAGC
This window contains:
- the purS gene encoding phosphoribosylformylglycinamidine synthase subunit PurS encodes the protein MRFRAEINVMPLPALLDPQGKAVSNNMKNVGLPEIGSVRIGKHIHLEIEAKDEATAKAKVDEACQKLLCNKIMENYEFELFEL
- a CDS encoding CDP-alcohol phosphatidyltransferase family protein — encoded protein: MSAWRIAIPNALTMSNLLFGTLSIIYGFNAEYDFAVYCIFAGAVMDLFDGAAARALGVAGPLGVQLDSLADVVTFGVAPGLLLYNLNSELVTRYYQDGGRLWGSSILPQAALLIPLFSALRLARFNISTDQQTHFIGLPTPANALVLSFFPLYWTFGGNATDIDWLHPTFIAIWCTLSSLMLVANVPLLSLKFSTYGWMGNQFRYGMILSVAVCIAVFGWRGILFSLLLYLFFSKLHFKRYKP